One window from the genome of Nitrospira defluvii encodes:
- a CDS encoding mercuric reductase: MSAPEKMVVSNVMLPDDEHNQRLINYVHPPNWVNPTPTGQYNLVVIGGGTAGLVTAAIAAGLGAKVALIERHLMGGDCLNVGCVPSKALIRASRAWADVRKAEEFGIHFSGAAKEDFPAVMTRMRTLRAQLSRTDSAQRFTGLGVDVFLGQARFASAQTVQVGSATLDFAKAAICTGARASAPPIPGLQEAGYLTNETIFSLTELPAKLAIIGAGPIGCELAQAFARFGSQVYLIEALHGIMPNEDREAAEIVEKALVRDGVTLFCCGKELTIQKTETGKRLTGGSHGRAYDITVDDILVGAGRKPNVDGLGLETAGVDYDKAGVTVDGHLRTTNPNIYAAGDICSRYKFTHAADAMAQIVIQNALFPHPFGLGTARVSSLVIPWATYTDPEIAHVGLYEAEAKEKGHKVETFTHRLDEVDRAVLDGEAEGFAKVHVEAGTDRILGATIVAAHAGDLINEFTLAMNAGLGLKTLASTIHPYPTQGEVVKKVANAWRKTTFTARQKNILSKWFSWTRK, encoded by the coding sequence ATGAGCGCGCCTGAAAAGATGGTTGTTTCCAACGTGATGCTACCCGACGATGAACATAATCAACGCTTGATCAACTACGTCCATCCACCAAATTGGGTGAACCCGACGCCGACCGGTCAATATAACCTGGTGGTCATTGGAGGTGGAACGGCCGGACTCGTGACGGCGGCGATCGCGGCCGGCCTAGGGGCAAAAGTCGCACTGATCGAACGGCACCTCATGGGCGGCGACTGCTTGAACGTCGGATGCGTGCCCTCCAAAGCCTTAATCCGGGCCTCGCGTGCTTGGGCTGATGTTCGAAAAGCTGAGGAGTTCGGCATCCACTTCTCCGGCGCGGCGAAGGAAGATTTCCCCGCCGTCATGACGCGCATGCGGACACTGCGCGCCCAACTCAGCCGGACGGATTCGGCCCAGCGGTTTACCGGCCTGGGTGTCGATGTCTTCTTGGGGCAGGCGCGATTCGCCAGCGCGCAGACCGTGCAGGTCGGCAGCGCGACGTTAGACTTTGCCAAGGCCGCCATCTGCACCGGCGCACGGGCCTCTGCGCCACCCATCCCAGGACTACAAGAAGCGGGCTATCTGACGAACGAAACCATCTTTTCGTTAACCGAGTTGCCGGCAAAGCTGGCCATCATCGGCGCGGGCCCCATCGGCTGTGAGCTGGCGCAGGCCTTCGCCCGGTTCGGCAGTCAGGTGTATCTGATTGAGGCGCTGCACGGGATCATGCCGAACGAAGATCGCGAGGCTGCAGAGATTGTCGAGAAAGCCCTGGTTCGCGACGGTGTGACCTTATTCTGTTGCGGCAAGGAGTTGACCATCCAGAAGACGGAGACCGGCAAGCGGCTGACGGGCGGTTCGCATGGCCGGGCGTACGATATCACGGTCGACGACATTCTCGTGGGCGCCGGGCGTAAGCCGAACGTGGACGGTCTTGGCTTGGAGACGGCCGGTGTTGACTACGACAAGGCGGGCGTCACGGTCGACGGCCACCTCCGCACGACCAATCCGAATATCTATGCGGCCGGGGATATATGCTCCCGCTACAAGTTTACGCATGCGGCGGACGCCATGGCTCAGATCGTCATTCAGAACGCGCTCTTTCCCCATCCCTTCGGGCTCGGCACAGCACGGGTCAGTTCTCTTGTCATTCCCTGGGCAACCTACACCGATCCGGAGATCGCCCACGTCGGCCTCTACGAAGCTGAGGCGAAGGAGAAGGGGCACAAGGTGGAGACGTTCACGCATCGCTTAGACGAGGTGGACCGGGCGGTGCTCGATGGTGAAGCAGAGGGTTTTGCCAAGGTCCATGTGGAGGCAGGAACGGATCGCATTTTGGGGGCCACGATTGTCGCGGCCCATGCCGGCGATTTGATCAATGAGTTCACACTTGCCATGAACGCCGGACTGGGCTTGAAGACCCTGGCGTCGACGATCCATCCCTATCCCACACAGGGCGAAGTCGTGAAGAAGGTGGCCAATGCCTGGCGCAAGACCACCTTCACCGCACGGCAGAAGAACATCCTCAGTAAGTGGTTTTCGTGGACGAGAAAATAG
- a CDS encoding DUF3047 domain-containing protein, protein MTLRRLTLIVGIALFFLVVAPLGEPTRLQAESPARVEIGTFSAATPDGPWPNGWKPLTFPKISQHTTYRLVKDGDRVAVKAASQASSSGLTKEILIDPKEYPIIQWQWKVSNILKAGDVAKKEGDDYPARIYVTFQYDSQKVGLFGKAKYEAAKLIYGQYPPLGAINYIWESHAPVGTSVPNPFTDQVQMIVVDSGSTKLNTWITEERNVYEDYKRAFGQDPPMISGVAIMTDTDNTGESAEAYYGDIAFKKRVE, encoded by the coding sequence ATGACACTACGTCGTTTGACTTTGATCGTCGGCATCGCGCTGTTCTTTCTCGTCGTCGCCCCCCTCGGCGAGCCGACCCGGCTGCAAGCTGAATCCCCAGCGAGAGTAGAAATCGGCACATTTTCTGCGGCAACCCCGGATGGCCCATGGCCCAACGGCTGGAAGCCGCTCACCTTTCCGAAGATTTCCCAGCACACGACGTACCGCCTCGTAAAAGACGGCGACCGCGTCGCCGTCAAAGCAGCCAGTCAGGCCTCCTCTTCGGGACTGACGAAAGAAATTCTGATCGATCCGAAGGAATATCCGATCATTCAATGGCAGTGGAAAGTCTCGAATATCTTGAAGGCCGGGGACGTGGCCAAGAAAGAAGGAGACGATTACCCCGCCCGCATTTATGTCACCTTCCAATACGACAGCCAGAAGGTTGGCCTCTTTGGGAAGGCGAAATACGAAGCGGCCAAGCTGATCTATGGCCAATATCCGCCGCTGGGCGCCATCAACTATATCTGGGAAAGTCACGCACCAGTAGGAACCTCCGTACCGAACCCCTTTACGGATCAGGTTCAGATGATCGTGGTCGACAGCGGCTCAACCAAGCTTAATACCTGGATCACGGAGGAGCGCAATGTCTATGAAGACTACAAGCGGGCGTTCGGCCAAGACCCACCGATGATTTCCGGCGTGGCGATCATGACGGATACGGACAATACCGGTGAGTCAGCCGAGGCCTACTATGGGGATATCGCGTTCAAGAAGAGGGTGGAGTAG
- the mntA gene encoding type VII toxin-antitoxin system MntA family adenylyltransferase antitoxin, producing the protein MAAPLTIAHVRERLVPLFADPDLDLVILFGSVAGGVTHADSDLDLAVKGRQPLDLVSLTNEITRLLHTDAVDVADLRRASPLLMMEVVRGGQLLYERTPGCYAAFCSLAHRRYVDTAKLRVAQRETIRHFLQNRGAA; encoded by the coding sequence ATGGCCGCTCCACTCACCATCGCTCACGTTCGCGAGCGTCTCGTCCCGCTCTTTGCCGATCCGGATCTCGATCTGGTGATCCTGTTCGGCTCGGTTGCGGGCGGGGTGACGCACGCTGACAGCGACCTCGATCTTGCCGTGAAAGGACGGCAGCCGTTGGATCTTGTCTCGCTGACCAATGAGATCACTCGCCTTCTGCACACCGACGCTGTCGATGTGGCGGATCTTCGCCGTGCCTCGCCGCTGCTGATGATGGAAGTCGTGCGGGGAGGACAGCTCCTCTATGAACGGACGCCAGGATGCTACGCGGCCTTCTGCTCGCTTGCCCACCGCCGCTATGTCGATACCGCCAAATTGCGCGTCGCGCAGCGCGAGACGATCCGGCATTTTCTTCAGAACAGGGGTGCGGCGTGA
- the hepT gene encoding type VII toxin-antitoxin system HepT family RNase toxin, with protein sequence MTPSDPSVLRRKLVVIVENLTALEPVAAMTPERYRDNLFTRKGTERLLQELIEAAIDLNTHILVQDGHGAPDDYYQGFLKLADHGVLQRELADALAPSAGLRNRLVHEYDAIVDAIVLDAVRKAQSLFPRYVSAIEQYLSHRHGG encoded by the coding sequence GTGACGCCGTCCGATCCCTCCGTGCTTCGCCGGAAGCTCGTCGTGATCGTCGAGAACTTGACGGCGCTTGAACCCGTCGCCGCGATGACTCCTGAACGGTATCGCGACAATCTGTTTACCAGGAAGGGGACGGAACGGCTTCTGCAGGAATTGATTGAAGCAGCGATCGATCTGAATACCCATATTCTCGTCCAGGACGGCCACGGAGCCCCGGACGATTACTATCAGGGGTTTCTCAAGCTGGCCGACCATGGTGTGCTTCAGCGAGAACTGGCCGACGCGCTGGCTCCCTCGGCGGGGCTGAGGAACCGCCTGGTTCATGAGTATGATGCGATCGTCGATGCCATCGTCTTGGATGCCGTTCGGAAAGCCCAATCCCTCTTCCCTCGGTATGTCAGCGCCATCGAGCAGTATCTGTCTCATCGCCACGGCGGCTGA
- a CDS encoding cytochrome c, protein MRYGFGRPATGAEIGALNIDIDPSGAGLPPGQGTVQQGAAIYGNKCAACHGPTGTEGPKDRLVGGQGSLATDNPIKTIGSFWPYATTLYDYIHRAMPFNAPQSLTPDEVYAVVAWLLHQNGIIPSDAVIDAQTLPRVTMPNRAGFVSDPRPDVLVR, encoded by the coding sequence ATGCGCTATGGGTTCGGTCGGCCGGCCACCGGCGCGGAGATCGGCGCCTTGAACATCGACATCGATCCAAGCGGAGCAGGATTGCCGCCTGGTCAAGGGACCGTGCAGCAAGGGGCAGCCATCTATGGAAACAAGTGCGCCGCCTGCCACGGACCAACAGGAACGGAAGGACCAAAGGATCGCCTCGTGGGCGGCCAAGGTTCGCTGGCCACTGACAACCCGATCAAAACCATCGGCAGCTTCTGGCCCTATGCCACAACGTTATACGATTACATCCATCGTGCCATGCCGTTCAACGCTCCGCAATCCCTGACGCCAGATGAGGTCTATGCCGTGGTCGCGTGGCTGCTCCATCAAAACGGCATCATACCATCCGACGCCGTGATCGACGCGCAGACACTTCCGCGCGTCACGATGCCCAATCGTGCGGGGTTCGTCTCGGACCCGCGACCAGATGTGCTGGTTCGGTGA
- the soxC gene encoding sulfite dehydrogenase, producing MSQYDEEKAVSSERDGEKPVGRRTWLASAVSAMGVTAVGLIAPSILPAVEQDHTDPTRVPGRIPSPYGTRALGETAQRLTTATHSLTPHQSLHGIITPSALHFERHHNGVPAIDPNRHRLLIHGLVDRPLSLSMHDLTRFPSVTRTLFIECSGNSGKEWKGPTGKTVQETHGLMSTSEWTGVPLATVLAEANVKPEAAWVLAEGSDAAAMTRSLPLAEVLKDAFLCYAQNGEALRPEQGYPLRLVIPGWEGNTCIKWLRRLKLGTAPFMTREETSRYTDLMPDGTARQFTFVMEAKSVITSPSGSQRIEPGFIEIRGLAWSGRGLVKTVEVSLDGGRTWRPAHIQGPVLPQCHTRFRFGWQWNGEDTILQSRCIDDSGYVQPARAALVAARGVHSSYHYNAIQSWKVAADGEVTNVQI from the coding sequence ATGAGCCAGTATGATGAGGAGAAGGCTGTCTCGTCGGAGAGGGATGGTGAGAAACCAGTTGGCCGTCGGACATGGCTGGCCAGCGCGGTCTCCGCGATGGGTGTTACGGCCGTTGGCTTGATCGCCCCGTCGATTCTTCCAGCCGTAGAACAGGACCACACCGATCCCACGCGGGTCCCAGGCCGCATTCCCAGTCCTTATGGCACTCGCGCACTGGGAGAAACCGCCCAACGCCTGACGACGGCGACCCATTCACTGACGCCGCATCAATCGTTGCACGGCATCATCACCCCATCCGCATTGCACTTCGAGCGCCACCACAACGGCGTGCCGGCCATTGATCCCAATCGCCACCGGCTCCTGATTCACGGGCTGGTTGATCGGCCGCTCTCATTGTCCATGCACGATCTGACGCGCTTCCCTTCCGTGACACGCACGCTGTTCATCGAATGCTCCGGCAATTCCGGGAAAGAATGGAAAGGGCCGACAGGGAAGACGGTCCAAGAGACGCACGGGCTCATGAGCACCAGCGAATGGACCGGCGTGCCGCTCGCGACGGTCTTGGCTGAAGCAAACGTCAAACCAGAGGCTGCCTGGGTGCTGGCGGAAGGGAGCGATGCCGCCGCCATGACGCGCAGCTTGCCGCTGGCGGAAGTGCTGAAGGACGCGTTCCTGTGTTATGCGCAAAACGGCGAGGCGTTGAGACCGGAGCAGGGCTATCCGCTCCGCCTGGTGATTCCCGGCTGGGAAGGCAACACCTGCATCAAGTGGCTACGGCGCCTCAAACTCGGCACCGCCCCGTTCATGACGCGCGAAGAAACGTCGCGCTACACCGATCTCATGCCGGACGGCACGGCCAGGCAATTTACGTTCGTCATGGAGGCCAAGTCCGTTATCACAAGTCCTTCAGGCAGCCAGCGAATCGAGCCGGGCTTCATCGAAATTCGTGGGCTCGCCTGGAGCGGACGAGGCTTGGTGAAAACGGTCGAGGTCAGTCTCGACGGCGGGCGGACATGGCGACCGGCACACATACAAGGACCAGTGCTTCCACAGTGCCACACACGCTTCCGGTTCGGATGGCAATGGAACGGAGAGGACACGATCCTGCAAAGCCGTTGCATCGATGACAGCGGCTATGTCCAGCCAGCGAGGGCCGCGCTCGTCGCAGCCCGAGGAGTTCATTCTTCATACCACTACAATGCGATTCAGAGTTGGAAGGTGGCCGCAGATGGGGAGGTGACGAATGTGCAAATCTAA
- a CDS encoding alkene reductase — protein sequence MAQDRTDKQLLAPFTLNSALRAHNRIVLAPMTRARAGRHRIPNGLMAEYYRQRASAGLMISEATVVSTQGIGWVDSPGIYSDAQTEGWKLVVESAHRAGGVMFLQLWHCGRASHSTFHLEEGAPVAPSPIAIHGDGIQTPNGREPYETPRALATEEVLRVVDDYRQAAKRALQAGFDGVEIHGANGYLIDQFLQSKTNHRTDRYGGNVENRYRFLNEIVQAVTAEVPAARVGVRLSPNGVFNEMGSPDFRKTFSFAAQQLDQYGLAYLHLVDGLAFGFHKLGDPMTLPEFRRVFHGPLIGNGGYTPATAEAAVQDGSADLIAFGRPYISNPDLVERIAQDWPLAPEAPMDVWYMPNPRGYADFPVYR from the coding sequence ATGGCTCAAGACAGAACAGACAAGCAACTTCTCGCGCCCTTCACTCTCAATAGCGCGCTTCGCGCACACAACCGCATTGTGCTGGCGCCGATGACACGCGCGCGAGCCGGCCGGCATCGCATCCCCAACGGGCTGATGGCGGAATATTACCGGCAGCGCGCGTCCGCCGGATTGATGATCTCCGAAGCCACCGTGGTGTCCACGCAAGGCATCGGCTGGGTCGATTCGCCCGGCATCTATTCCGATGCGCAGACCGAAGGATGGAAGCTCGTCGTGGAATCCGCCCATCGAGCCGGTGGTGTCATGTTCCTACAGCTCTGGCATTGCGGGCGCGCCTCGCATAGCACGTTTCACCTCGAAGAAGGTGCGCCGGTCGCGCCCTCCCCGATCGCCATCCATGGCGACGGAATTCAGACCCCGAACGGCCGTGAGCCGTACGAAACTCCCAGAGCGCTGGCGACAGAGGAAGTTCTCCGAGTGGTCGACGATTACCGGCAGGCCGCTAAGCGAGCCCTGCAGGCCGGGTTCGACGGCGTCGAAATTCACGGCGCCAACGGCTATCTCATCGATCAATTTCTGCAATCCAAGACCAACCACCGCACGGATCGTTACGGCGGCAATGTAGAAAACCGATACCGGTTCCTGAATGAAATCGTGCAAGCCGTGACGGCGGAGGTACCCGCCGCGCGCGTGGGTGTGCGTCTCTCGCCCAACGGGGTCTTCAACGAAATGGGATCGCCGGATTTTCGCAAGACCTTCAGCTTCGCCGCCCAACAACTGGATCAGTACGGATTGGCCTATCTCCATCTCGTGGACGGGCTGGCATTCGGATTTCACAAGCTGGGCGATCCGATGACCTTGCCGGAGTTCCGCCGCGTCTTTCACGGACCGCTGATCGGAAACGGCGGCTATACGCCGGCCACCGCGGAGGCGGCAGTTCAAGATGGATCGGCCGATCTCATCGCCTTCGGGCGTCCCTACATCAGCAACCCGGATCTGGTCGAACGCATTGCCCAGGACTGGCCCCTGGCGCCCGAGGCGCCGATGGACGTCTGGTACATGCCGAATCCCCGCGGGTACGCGGATTTTCCCGTCTATCGATGA
- a CDS encoding TlpA family protein disulfide reductase, whose protein sequence is MKQLASMMICILIIGFLGGSVSEAGGQKMAPFELRALDGTAYTDRQLIGQPALLMFWASWCHVCQGELPKMQALQERMKGQPFHILTVGFADTGANIRNHVESQAPPFTFPVIYDVGDRLASQLGVRSTPIFFLLNKKGEVVVTHRGGGLLDDPHFQTAVNHLLQEE, encoded by the coding sequence ATGAAACAGTTGGCATCGATGATGATCTGTATCCTGATCATCGGTTTTCTTGGGGGGAGTGTTTCAGAGGCGGGCGGACAGAAGATGGCGCCCTTCGAATTGCGCGCGCTGGACGGCACCGCCTATACAGACCGGCAGCTCATCGGCCAGCCGGCATTGCTCATGTTTTGGGCCTCGTGGTGCCATGTGTGCCAAGGCGAGCTTCCTAAAATGCAGGCATTGCAAGAGCGAATGAAAGGACAGCCGTTTCATATTCTTACCGTCGGCTTTGCGGATACCGGAGCGAATATCCGCAACCACGTGGAATCCCAGGCGCCTCCTTTCACCTTTCCGGTGATTTATGATGTCGGCGACCGGTTGGCCTCGCAGCTAGGCGTGCGCAGTACGCCGATCTTCTTTCTGCTGAATAAGAAGGGAGAGGTCGTTGTGACCCATCGGGGAGGAGGATTGCTCGACGATCCTCACTTTCAGACGGCGGTCAATCACTTGCTTCAAGAGGAGTAA
- a CDS encoding DoxX family protein has translation MTHPVGLLTRAADRAVPLYLWLVHGLEALLPLFDLSVRLYLANIFWKGGMVKLSSWMSTVMLFTMVYDVPVLPPEMAAYLSTAVELGGSFLLAIGLAGRWAALSLFGLNIVAALSYGQLSEAALQEAFYWGILFLYFVLHGPGLISADALLDRFYQRRRTTRVIDSAASPQPAAHGA, from the coding sequence ATGACGCACCCCGTTGGTCTTTTGACACGTGCCGCTGATCGCGCGGTGCCTCTGTATCTATGGCTGGTCCATGGTCTGGAAGCGCTGCTCCCGCTGTTCGACCTGTCCGTTCGCTTGTATCTGGCGAACATTTTTTGGAAAGGCGGGATGGTCAAGCTCTCCAGCTGGATGTCCACGGTCATGCTGTTCACCATGGTCTACGATGTGCCGGTCCTGCCGCCCGAGATGGCAGCCTATCTGTCCACGGCCGTTGAACTCGGCGGCTCGTTTCTGCTGGCGATCGGCCTGGCCGGACGATGGGCGGCCCTCTCGCTCTTCGGACTCAACATCGTCGCCGCGCTCTCCTACGGCCAGTTGTCCGAAGCCGCGCTGCAAGAAGCGTTCTATTGGGGCATTCTCTTTCTCTATTTCGTCCTGCACGGACCGGGGTTGATCTCGGCGGATGCCTTGCTGGATCGCTTCTATCAGCGCCGGCGAACGACACGTGTGATCGACAGCGCTGCCTCGCCCCAACCGGCCGCACATGGAGCCTGA
- a CDS encoding DNA-binding domain-containing protein, translating to MSRLREQQQAFAEAIVEGKYQTATAAMATDGTALRSVALYRRLIRNNFVQVLRITYPVLHRFVGDGYFGVLARGYIKKYPSTSGDLFLYGRHLPALLQHFEAPPLLVELARLEWACHEVYQAADSSPLPPDQLHAMVSADPSRVTFQFHQTARFLSFPVPVHRVWLALQPDASPDEVVDLPLPEEETGLIVVRSGGAVQVIPLAWLDYRLLEALSQGATVASIERLAREAESGFDFTRLMTTLLNIQAIAGIFVEEGV from the coding sequence ATGTCACGACTGCGTGAACAACAGCAAGCCTTTGCCGAGGCCATCGTCGAAGGGAAATACCAGACGGCCACGGCAGCGATGGCAACGGATGGAACGGCGCTGCGAAGCGTCGCGCTCTACCGCCGGTTGATCCGGAATAACTTTGTGCAGGTGCTGAGGATTACCTATCCCGTGTTGCATCGGTTTGTCGGCGACGGTTACTTTGGGGTGCTCGCGCGCGGGTACATCAAGAAATATCCCTCGACCAGCGGCGATCTGTTTCTGTATGGACGCCATCTCCCGGCCTTGCTGCAACACTTCGAGGCGCCCCCCCTCCTTGTCGAACTGGCTCGGCTCGAATGGGCTTGTCATGAGGTCTATCAGGCTGCAGATTCGTCGCCGCTGCCCCCTGACCAGCTTCACGCTATGGTCTCGGCAGATCCCTCGCGCGTCACCTTCCAGTTCCATCAGACTGCGCGGTTCCTGTCCTTTCCCGTTCCAGTCCATCGCGTTTGGCTGGCGCTCCAACCGGACGCATCGCCGGACGAGGTCGTCGACTTGCCTCTTCCTGAGGAGGAGACCGGCCTCATTGTGGTCCGCAGCGGTGGGGCGGTGCAGGTCATACCGCTGGCCTGGCTGGATTACCGGTTGCTGGAGGCCCTATCTCAGGGAGCGACCGTCGCATCGATCGAACGATTGGCACGAGAAGCTGAATCCGGTTTCGATTTCACCCGGTTGATGACGACCCTATTGAACATACAGGCAATAGCCGGAATTTTCGTGGAGGAGGGCGTATGA
- a CDS encoding DUF692 domain-containing protein: MSVQHPTSIPAQAGIGLRAHHFREILDAPPPVAWMETHPENYFGDGGAPLRVLERIRSRYPLSFHGVGLSLGSTDPIDQAHLHKLKALIDRFEPAFVSEHLSWSSVGGRFFNDLLPLPYTEGSLDHVCARIDEVQNLLKRPLLIENITRYLTWQDSPISEGAFLSEMAGRTGCGILLDLNNVYVNAVNFHTDPLDMLMAIPAEAVWEIHLAGFDRFGSMLIDTHGQPVYPEVWGLYRWAIHHFGPRPTLIEWDTNLPPLSVLVEQATQADAILGACHVTTA, encoded by the coding sequence ATGTCTGTTCAACATCCCACCTCGATCCCGGCACAGGCCGGGATCGGACTGCGGGCACATCATTTTCGCGAGATTCTGGACGCGCCACCGCCGGTGGCCTGGATGGAAACCCATCCGGAGAATTATTTCGGCGACGGCGGCGCGCCGTTGCGCGTGCTTGAGCGGATCAGGAGCCGATACCCGCTGAGTTTTCACGGGGTCGGCCTGTCCTTAGGCTCCACCGATCCAATCGACCAGGCCCATCTCCACAAACTGAAAGCTTTGATCGATCGCTTCGAGCCGGCTTTCGTGTCGGAGCATCTGTCCTGGAGTTCCGTCGGCGGACGCTTCTTCAACGATCTCTTGCCCCTTCCCTACACCGAAGGGAGTTTAGATCATGTCTGCGCCAGAATCGACGAAGTCCAGAATCTGTTGAAGCGCCCCTTGCTGATCGAGAATATCACTCGGTATCTGACCTGGCAGGATTCGCCGATTTCTGAAGGCGCCTTCCTGTCCGAGATGGCCGGGAGAACCGGCTGCGGCATTCTGCTCGATCTCAACAACGTTTACGTCAACGCCGTCAACTTCCATACTGATCCGCTGGATATGCTGATGGCGATTCCGGCTGAGGCCGTCTGGGAGATCCATCTGGCGGGATTTGATCGCTTCGGGAGCATGCTGATCGATACCCACGGTCAGCCCGTGTACCCGGAAGTCTGGGGCCTCTATCGATGGGCGATCCACCATTTCGGTCCGCGCCCGACGTTGATTGAGTGGGATACCAATCTCCCGCCGCTGTCCGTACTGGTCGAGCAAGCCACACAGGCGGATGCCATTCTGGGGGCATGCCATGTCACGACTGCGTGA
- a CDS encoding DUF2282 domain-containing protein: MNATTKKNAMIHSALLVALSFAGAEAANAAPKMAEMPAGWEACGGVAKAGMNDCAVKTSLHSCVGQSKTDNEADSYVFLPKGLCGKIAKGTVLAITKDDLAKMKEMMMKKM; this comes from the coding sequence ATGAACGCAACGACGAAAAAGAACGCCATGATCCATTCCGCATTGTTGGTGGCCTTGAGTTTTGCAGGCGCCGAAGCCGCGAATGCCGCTCCGAAGATGGCGGAAATGCCAGCCGGATGGGAGGCCTGCGGAGGCGTGGCCAAGGCCGGGATGAACGACTGCGCGGTCAAGACCAGCCTCCATTCCTGTGTGGGCCAGTCCAAGACCGACAATGAAGCCGATTCCTATGTGTTCCTGCCGAAGGGGCTCTGCGGGAAGATCGCCAAGGGTACCGTCCTCGCCATCACGAAAGATGATCTGGCAAAGATGAAAGAGATGATGATGAAAAAGATGTAG